The Panicum hallii strain FIL2 chromosome 5, PHallii_v3.1, whole genome shotgun sequence genome contains the following window.
GGTGGGCTGAAATGATCCAAGTCCCATTAAACTTCATAGAAGAGACTTGCATGATGATCTGGTGCACACATTATTAGTTAAGCAGAGTCCTTGAACCAGGCCACCACCAATTTACCACAACGGCCAACAAGAACCAGATTAACAGTTTACTACCACGGATGAAACAGGGTTTTATGTTCAGAGTCGACGGGGTGATTCCTGTCCTAGGAGATAAAACTACTACATACATTCCCACCAGTCTGCACCAGAGTTACATCACATGTACAGAACAAGGATCTGATCCGACGCGATTTTGACACtgccactgctgctgctgcaaatCTTAATGCCCACCCTTCTCTCGCAGAGTTGACAGGGCGACAAGGGCATTGGCTGCCCCAGTAACATGGCTGCTAGCATCAAGGCTCGGCCCAGATGGTTTATTCTCGGCGGCGGGTACTGCAGCCTGCTCTTTTTTCGGCTCCCCTGTTACTGCAGCCACCACCCAAGCATTAGCTTTAGTGAAGGCACAAAACAAAAGACTAAGTGCTAATCACTGTCTATTCCAGAGTGAGTTTTCAGGCATCGTACTTGGTTTGGGAGCTCTATAGACCTTAGTGGCCACATCCTGGCCTTGAGAGTGACCACTTTCTGGCAGTGTATCAGCTAGCTGCTTTGGCGTTTTACTTGATGCTGTACCATCATGGCCTTTTGGCGTGATACTCAGTGCTAGAGAATCATGCCCCTTGGTACCTGTATCAGCTATGGCAGATTCATGGCACTTTGGCACTTTACTTGATGCTGGAACACCATTTCCTTTTGGCGTGATACCCAGTGCTAGAGAATCATGGCCCTTTGTGCTCGTATCAGCTATTGGAGATTCATGGCGCTTTGGCGCTTGACTTAATGCTGGGCCACCATTGCATTTTGGTGTGATACTCAATGTCAGAGAATCACGGCCCTCGGTGCTCATTGACGATGATTTTCCACGGCCTGCACAGAAATGGCAACCTTAATATCCATAGTTGGTAGGCAACATCCATCTTGAAGAGTGGCTTACCTGGCATGTGAACTGGAGGTATGGCAACCGATGTTAAACCGGCCTGGAGTTTTACTAAATGAGGTGGTCGTGATGCAATACCCAGTGAAAGGAATTCCTGGCCTTCAGGTGTCATTCTTGGTGCAGAATTCAGACGTTTCACGCCTGTACTTTTAGAATTTCCAAGTGCCAAGCTTGGTACAGCAGATTCATAGCCCTTAGAAGTGAGACCTGGAGCAGAAACTCCATGGGGTTTGGAAGCATTAGTTTGTGCTAGAGAAGCATAACCAGAATGCCCTGCGATTGGTGTAGCAGATTTGCAAACTTGACCAGGTGATGCAGAGTTTCCAGAAATTGTCCTCAAAAGGCCATCGTGAACTATAGGTGCCATTCTTCCCATGGAAGAACCATGGTTTTTGGCACACAGGGTTGCCGAGGTCCCAGGTGGCACGATTTGCATATGAGAATCTCTGCCTTTGGGTTCCACACTTGTAGAACTCCCGCATATGACACTGGCAGAATTAGATGTTTCTGGCACACCACTTGCTGCCAGACATTCATGGCCATTGGGCACCATATCTGTTGCAAGGGCATCACATCCTTTGTTGCTAACTGTGGCGTGTTCAGCCACAGCATTTGGTGCATGTGAATCACCATCGTTAACATTAAGAGTTAATGAACAATTCCCACCTGCCTTATCCAATGATAGTTGTTCTTGTGCTGCCATTACGGGATGACTAGACACCGCTTCAACAGAaggcttgtaccataatgatgGCTGCAATAAAAGCCATAACAAAGTGATGCTAAAACATGCCAGCAAGAAAAGAGGTGTTACACATTACTTATTTAGAAAGCTTAGTCACATGACTGAGGAGCAACGAAAATATTACAATGTTTCCTTGCGCACATTACCACTAATGCTCAAGAGGCATGAAGCTGCAGAAATATTTACTATTAAAATTCCTTAGCATGCATCATCAAACAATACAACTATCAGAAATGTTGAAAGTAAATACTAAGCACAGAACAGCCTTATGATGCCTAATTTGCCAAGGAACAGTTGCATATCCATAATATTCATGAAGCATGAATAAAATGATTTTGTGTTTGGAAACTGAAGAGAAGCCTTCTTTTATGCAGCCAGATTCATGCCCTTGCATGCCGTATCATCAGAGTTGATTTTATGTTATATACGCAATGCACATTGAGTGTAACAACCTCAAAAAGGTTATTTGATGTATTGCAAGCATAACATGTCACTAAATCCTTCCTATACAAGCTTGAAACTACAAAGGGAAGGACCAGCACGAGCCTTGAAAGATTCCTCAATTTAGATATGAAAGATGAAAAATGCATACTAAACTTACACAGTAATGAAGTTTCTTCAAGGCCTCCAAAAGTATTTTTTCTCCAACTATTATTATCATTTTCTTCACCATTTCTTCGCGAGAAATTATGCTCTCCTGTCAAGTGAAAAGTTGACATGGTTCAGCTTCCACCATACAAACCAAAATCAATACCAAGAGATATAAAAGAACTATTCAAGCCAATAGTACCTTCAGCTCCTCATAATGATGGAAGAGAAGCTCCTTTGCTACAGATGATATATTGTCCTGAATCACTCCAAACAAAACTCTGAATGATATCCATGGGGAAGTTGGTCCTTCACCTGTTTCACACGTTACCTGCGGACAGATTGTTTCGCTGGATAAGTTGAATACTACTGTACACCAAAGCTAAAATTAGTCGACGTTGCAAGATGCAGAGAGGGGGAATCCATGGGCATCAGAGCTGGACGTCTACAAGAACAAGCTTCTGTCGGTCCCACTGTGATCAGCAGATATGCATTTAACAGGAAAACCAGTGTGCCAATGGTAAACAAGTAACATGAATCAGGTTGCCTCACAGGTTGAAGGGTAGAAATATCCATTGCAGCTTCCTTCGGTGATGGGTGAAACCATAAACCCTTCAAGTCAAGCAAATAATCTGAAAATAAATACACCAAAAATAATATTCACTCCACTTAGTAATATCACGTTATATAGGTGTTAACTCTTAGTAATCATCTTACGTCGAACTTTTGAGACAAGCTTGAAACTAACAAGATATTCTAAACGGATGTGAGTGCTTAGATGTGATGGCCACATCACAAAACACTTTGGGTTCGAACAATCATCAACACCAGAATCATATATCTCACTGCTTGGAAAAGATTCTTGTGATCCAGGTTCAACAGCTTCCATGTTGCCCAGTATCATACGGCACAGCAACATATACTGCACACCTTTTTCGTCAACATCACAAAGACCAACACTGAAACACATTAAAAACGTGATGTTAATATAGCAATATATTAAACACTACGAAATGGTAATCACAAAAACAGAGTTAAGAAAACACCTGGTAAAGGCTCGGTTTTCTGGTGAAAGATATACACCAGCACTCAAGCCTGCTTTCTCAATAGGATTTGCAGTGGTACCCAAACCATTAATGAGAATCCTAACTATGTCATTCTTCCTTGATCCTAGCCATCCATATCTTACGTTTGCATCACCACGTGCTTCTTTAGTTGCCTTCATCTGTCTTTCAAAAGCTTCAAATCTACACTGAGCAGTGATATCGTTCGGAGAGTAGCGGTGGATATGAAGAATGTTACTTGGTGTTGCAAATGGACCCATACCAGAGAGAAAAAGATCCTGGACAAATAGAAAGCTTTCACTGCCTCTTTCCACAGATGTGATCTTCTTGCGCAATATGTCTACAGTCGAAGGTTTTTCAGGAGCTGGAGGGCTAGATTCAAGAACAACTTGCTTGACCACTTCAGGTGGAGAACTCGCAACCTTGTCTACCATTATTCCCTGTGCAGTGCTGTCAGCATTACCAGAATTCCCTTTGGCCAATTCATCACTTTCCTCATCAAAGAACAGGGAAGGGAAAAAACGCTTGCCAGTGTCATCAAACCACGCAACAGACCTCTGCTTTCTGGTTTTTAGGTTGACAAGGGTCATTGACAAGAAATCAACAAGAATGGGCTCATCGTCCATCACAGACACAACACTCGATTTATTGCCTCTGAATTCTTCAATGAGGGACTTCATTATTTGCTCAGGAAAATTGTGCCAAGACCCTTGTTTGTAGTACATGATACGGCTAGGCGCTCCACTCTTTAGGAAATTGACACAATCATTGGCAAGGTTAGGTCGCGTGCAACAACAGTTGCAACGTTTAGCAGATGAATCAAATGAGGGTCCATTCTCAGATTTGACACGGCGAGATTTGCAGTCTTTTGACAGGCAGTCATCAACAAGCTTTCGCTTCAAGCATACAGAATTGGATTCTTGTGGTGATGCCATGAGAAAGCTTGTTTCTAATTCTGAACaaatatagaaaaagaaaactaACTCTAATATGTATACAATTATAGTCGTCCCTTCATATTGACATCTCAATGGTAGAAAATGGCCCTGTATAAGATAATGAATGAATATCGCTCAAATAGAAAACACAGTTCAAGAATTCGTGACAGAAAGTTTGTGACAGAGTAAGGATCTACAACAAGTTGGTGAATTAATAATGGAACATTAGCAGAACAGTATTGCTAACACTCATAACTGCACAATGGATATCAATTGAATAAAGAATGCATCAATAGTGTAAAATAAAAGGTC
Protein-coding sequences here:
- the LOC112892183 gene encoding uncharacterized protein LOC112892183 codes for the protein MASPQESNSVCLKRKLVDDCLSKDCKSRRVKSENGPSFDSSAKRCNCCCTRPNLANDCVNFLKSGAPSRIMYYKQGSWHNFPEQIMKSLIEEFRGNKSSVVSVMDDEPILVDFLSMTLVNLKTRKQRSVAWFDDTGKRFFPSLFFDEESDELAKGNSGNADSTAQGIMVDKVASSPPEVVKQVVLESSPPAPEKPSTVDILRKKITSVERGSESFLFVQDLFLSGMGPFATPSNILHIHRYSPNDITAQCRFEAFERQMKATKEARGDANVRYGWLGSRKNDIVRILINGLGTTANPIEKAGLSAGVYLSPENRAFTSVGLCDVDEKGVQYMLLCRMILGNMEAVEPGSQESFPSSEIYDSGVDDCSNPKCFVMWPSHLSTHIRLEYLVSFKLVSKVRHYLLDLKGLWFHPSPKEAAMDISTLQPVTCETGEGPTSPWISFRVLFGVIQDNISSVAKELLFHHYEELKESIISREEMVKKMIIIVGEKILLEALKKLHYCPSLWYKPSVEAVSSHPVMAAQEQLSLDKAGGNCSLTLNVNDGDSHAPNAVAEHATVSNKGCDALATDMVPNGHECLAASGVPETSNSASVICGSSTSVEPKGRDSHMQIVPPGTSATLCAKNHGSSMGRMAPIVHDGLLRTISGNSASPGQVCKSATPIAGHSGYASLAQTNASKPHGVSAPGLTSKGYESAVPSLALGNSKSTGVKRLNSAPRMTPEGQEFLSLGIASRPPHLVKLQAGLTSVAIPPVHMPGRGKSSSMSTEGRDSLTLSITPKCNGGPALSQAPKRHESPIADTSTKGHDSLALGITPKGNGVPASSKVPKCHESAIADTGTKGHDSLALSITPKGHDGTASSKTPKQLADTLPESGHSQGQDVATKVYRAPKPITGEPKKEQAAVPAAENKPSGPSLDASSHVTGAANALVALSTLREKGGH